A single genomic interval of Gossypium raimondii isolate GPD5lz chromosome 11, ASM2569854v1, whole genome shotgun sequence harbors:
- the LOC105801790 gene encoding LOW QUALITY PROTEIN: silicon efflux transporter LSI2 (The sequence of the model RefSeq protein was modified relative to this genomic sequence to represent the inferred CDS: inserted 2 bases in 2 codons), whose product MALAATYKVVLGSIAFAIFWVLAVFPAVPLLPIGRTAGSLLGAMLMVLFRVITPDEAYAAIDLPILGLLFGTMVVSIYLERADMFKYLGKLLSWKSKGAKDLICRICLVSAISSAXFTNDTSCVILTEFVLKIARQHNLPPHPFXLALASSANIGSSATPIGNPQNLVIAVQSKISFGDFLVGVLPAMLVGGSVNALILIIMYWRLLSVHKDEEDGTGEIVGEDDVSSHRFSPATMSHISASNSMDHVQSSPNSINGSLATHLDSLRNRVNSGDQLEIQRSPCGSIDSNDISSPAQFSEEKESKTEHWKNKMWKLCVYLVTIGMLVALLMGLNMSWTAITASLALVVLDFKDARPCLEKVSYSLLLFFCGMFITVEGFNKTGIPSTLWNFMEPHANVDRVSGIAVLAAVILLLSNVASNVPTVLLLGGRVAASAAAISASEEKKAWLILAWVSTVAGNLSLLGSAANLIVCEQARRVPHLGYTLSFWNHLKFGVPSTLIVTAIGLTLIR is encoded by the exons ATGGCGTTAGCCGCTACATACAAAGTGGTTCTCGGCTCAATAGCCTTTGCAATCTTCTGGGTATTAGCTGTTTTCCCTGCCGTCCCACTTCTACCAATCGGAAGAACCGCCGGGTCTTTACTCGGTGCCATGCTTATGGTTTTATTCAGAGTAATAACCCCAGATGAAGCTTATGCCGCCATTGATCTACCAATCTTGGGTCTTTTATTCGGCACCATGGTCGTTAGTATTTATCTCGAAAGAGCCGATATGTTTAAGTATTTAGGTAAATTGCTTTCATGGAAAAGTAAAGGAGCTAAGGATTTAATCTGTAGAATCTGTTTGGTTTCTGCGATTTCAAGTG TTTTCACTAATGATACTTCTTGTGTGATATTAACCGAGTTTGTATTGAAAATTGCAAGGCAACATAATTTGCCTCCTCACCCAT TGTTAGCACTTGCTTCGAGTGCTAATATAGGTTCTTCGGCTACTCCGATTGGGAATCCACAGAATTTGGTGATTGCTGTTCAAAGTAAGatttcttttggggattttcttGTTGGGGTTTTGCCGGCAATGCTGGTTGGTGGGTCGGTGAATGCTTTGATACTTATAATTATGTATTGGAGATTGTTATCTGTTCataaagatgaagaagatgggACTGGTGAAATAGTGGGTGAAGATGATGTGAGTTCACATCGGTTTTCGCCGGCCACAATGTCACATATTTCAGCTTCGAATTCAATGGATCATGTTCAGAGCTCTCCTAATAGCATTAATGGAAGTTTAGCAACTCACCTTGACAGCCTTAGGAACCGAGTCAACTCGGGCGATCAACTTGAAATCCAGAGGTCACCTTGTGGTTCGATTGATTCAAATGATATATCATCGCCGGCTCAATTTTCAGaggaaaaagaatcaaaaacaGAGCATTGGAAGAACAAGATGTGgaaattatgtgtttatttagtCACTATTGGGATGTTGGTTGCTTTGCTTATGGGTTTGAATATGTCATGGACAGCCATTACAGCATCATTGGCACTTGTTGTTCTTGATTTTAAGGATGCAAGGCCTTGCTTGGAAAAG GTATCGTATTCGCTTTTGCTTTTCTTCTGTGGAATGTTTATTACGGTGGAAGGGTTCAATAAAACTGGGATTCCAAGTACTCTTTGGAACTTTATGGAACCCCATGCCAATGTCGATCGTGTTTCCGGGATTGCGGTTTTAGCTGCCGTTATTCTTCTCCTCTCCAATGTGGCTTCCAACGTACCAACCG TTCTGTTGCTTGGAGGGAGAGTGGCGGCATCAGCCGCGGCGATATCAGCAAGTGAAGAGAAGAAAGCATGGCTGATATTAGCATGGGTGAGCACGGTAGCCGGAAACCTGTCGTTGTTGGGATCGGCGGCGAACTTGATAGTATGTGAGCAAGCTCGTCGAGTACCACATCTTGGCTACACATTGTCTTTCTGGAATCACCTTAAATTTGGAGTTCCTTCTACGCTTATAGTCACTGCAATTGGTTTGACACTTATTAGATGA
- the LOC105800879 gene encoding cell division cycle 20.2, cofactor of APC complex-like, translated as MDTLVSSENFGSTDSNMMRFSILLSSERTLDAPDLVDDFYLNLLEWGSSNVLAIALGNTVYLWDASDSSTSELVTVDDEKGPVTSVNWAPDGRHIAIGLNNSEVLPWDSTANRQLRTLRGCHRSRVGSMEWNNHIPTTGGMDGQIVNNDVRIRSHVVETYRGHQQEVCGLKWSASRQQLASGGNDNVVHIWDRSMASSNSLTQWLHRLEEHTSAVKALAWCPFQSNLLATGGGGGDRTIKFWNTHTGACLNSVDTGSQVCSLLWSKNERELLSSHGFTQNQLTLWKYPSMVKMAELTGHICRVLYMAQSPGGCTVASAAGDETLRFWNVFGVPEVAKTAPKVNREPFSQLNRIR; from the exons ATGGATACTTTGGTTAGTTCAGAGAATTTTGGTTCAACAGACTCTAATATGATGCGATTTTCAATTCTTCTGAGCTCTGAGAGAACATTGGATGCTCCTGATCTCGTCGACGATTTTTACCTGAATTTATTGGAGTGGGGCAGCAGCAATGTACTAGCAATAGCACTCGGGAACACTGTGTATCTGTGGGATGCTTCAGATAGTTCTACTTCAGAACTTGTCACCGTTGATGACGAAAAGGGACCAGTAACAAGTGTGAATTGGGCTCCTGATGGTCGGCATATTGCCATTGGCTTGAACAATTCCGAAGTACTACCATGGGATTCGACTGCCAACCGACAG CTGCGTACTCTGAGAGGTTGTCACAGATCAAGAGTGGGTTCAATGGAATGGAACAATCACATTCCCACAACAGGAGGAATGGATGGTCAGATTGTTAACAACGATGTGAGAATTAGATCCCATGTTGTTGAAACTTACAGAGGCCACCAGCAAGAGGTTTGCGGGCTGAAATGGTCGGCTTCCAGGCAACAACTAGCCAGCGGAGGCAATGATAATGTTGTTCACATATGGGATAGGTCCATGGCATCTTCAAATTCACTAACTCAATGGCTACACAGGTTGGAGGAGCATACCTCAGCTGTCAAAGCCCTTGCCTGGTGCCCTTTCCAGAGCAACTTGCTGGCCACAGGTGGAGGTGGCGGCGATCGCACCATAAAATTTTGGAACACACATACTGGTGCATGCTTGAATTCAGTTGATACCGGCTCCCAGGTTTGCTCATTACTATGGAGCAAGAATGAGAGGGAGCTATTGAGTTCCCATGGGTTTACTCAGAATCAATTAACTCTTTGGAAATATCCATCGATGGTGAAGATGGCAGAGCTAACGGGTCATATATGTAGAGTACTTTACATGGCTCAAAGCCCTGGTGGGTGCACAGTGGCATCAGCAGCAGGGGATGAGACTCTAAGATTCTGGAATGTTTTTGGGGTTCCAGAAGTGGCTAAAACTGCTCCGAAAGTGAACCGTGAGCCATTCTCTCAGTTGAACCGTATCCGGTGA
- the LOC105801792 gene encoding cell division cycle 20.2, cofactor of APC complex, with product MDAGSLNSFSNLKGQSRCPLQEQLLQRKNSKENMDRFIPNRSAMDFDYAHYMLTEGRKIKENQTACSPAREAYRKQLAETLNMNRTRILAFKNKPPAPVELFPSEHSTASAHPTKSAKPRRHIPQSSERTLDAPDLVDDFYLNLLDWGSSNVLAIALGNTVYLWDASDSSTSELVTIDDENGPVTSVNWAPDGRHIAIGLNNSEVQLWDSTANRQLRTLRGCHRSRVGSMAWNNHILTTGGMDGQIVNNDVRIRSHVVETYRGHQQEVCGLKWSASGQQLASGGNDNVVHIWDRSMASSNSPTQWLHRLEEHTSAVKALAWCPFQSNLLATGGGGGDRTIKFWNTHTGACLNSVDTGSQVCSLLWSKNERELLSSHGFTQNQLTLWKYPSMVKMAELTGHTSRVLYMAQSPDGCTVASAAGDETLRFWNVFGVPEVAKTAPKVNREPFSQLNRIR from the exons ATGGATGCAGGATctttaaattctttttcaaacttGAAGGGTCAATCTAGATGCCCACTTCAAGAACAACTTCTCCAGAGAAAGAATTCCAAGgaaaat atGGATAGATTCATACCAAACCGTTCAGCAATGGACTTTGATTATGCGCATTACATGCTGACCGAAGGAAGGAAGATCAAAGAGAACCAAACAGCATGCTCACCTGCCAGGGAGGCCTACAGGAAGCAGCTGGCTGAGACCTTGAACATGAACCGCACCCGAATCTTGGCTTTCAAGAACAAGCCACCAGCACCCGTCGAACTCTTCCCTTCCGAGCACTCAACGGCTTCAGCTCATCCGACCAAATCCGCAAAGCCTAGAAGACATATTCCCCAG AGCTCTGAGAGAACATTGGATGCTCCTGATCTCGTCGACGATTTTTACCTGAATTTATTGGACTGGGGCAGCAGCAATGTACTAGCAATAGCACTCGGAAACACTGTGTATCTGTGGGATGCTTCAGATAGTTCTACTTCAGAACTTGTCACTATTGATGACGAAAACGGACCAGTAACAAGTGTGAATTGGGCTCCTGATGGTCGGCATATTGCCATTGGCTTGAACAATTCCGAAGTACAACTATGGGATTCGACTGCCAACCGGCAG CTGCGTACTCTGAGAGGTTGTCACAGATCAAGAGTGGGTTCAATGGCATGGAACAATCACATTCTCACAACAGGAGGAATGGATGGTCAGATTGTTAACAACGATGTGAGAATTAGATCCCATGTTGTCGAAACGTACAGAGGCCACCAGCAAGAGGTTTGCGGGCTGAAATGGTCGGCTTCCGGGCAACAACTAGCCAGCGGAGGCAATGATAATGTTGTTCACATATGGGATAGGTCCATGGCATCTTCAAATTCACCAACTCAATGGCTACACAGGTTGGAGGAGCATACCTCAGCTGTCAAAGCCCTTGCCTGGTGCCCTTTCCAGAGCAATTTGCTGGCCACAGGTGGAGGTGGCGGCGATCGCACCATAAAATTTTGGAACACACATACTGGTGCATGCTTGAATTCAGTTGATACCGGCTCCCAGGTTTGCTCATTGCTATGGAGCAAGAATGAGAGGGAGCTATTGAGTTCCCATGGGTTTACTCAGAATCAATTAACTCTTTGGAAATATCCATCGATGGTGAAGATGGCAGAGCTAACGGGTCATACATCTAGAGTACTTTACATGGCTCAAAGCCCTGATGGGTGCACAGTGGCATCAGCAGCAGGGGATGAGACTCTAAGATTCTGGAATGTTTTTGGGGTCCCAGAAGTGGCTAAAACTGCTCCGAAAGTGAACCGTGAGCCATTCTCTCAGTTGAACCGTATCCGTTGA